Part of the Brachyspira sp. SAP_772 genome, ACAGCGGTACTTACATTTCTTTGTTTAGGTCATATAAAAGGTCTTGGAATAGGTACTGTGCTTGCAGCTTTTACGATGGGTAAGTCTATTTCTTTTATAGGAAAAATACTTGATAAAAAGCTAGAATTTATCCCATATATAAAAAAACTATTTCACAAAAAAAATGAAGTGTAATTTTTTATTAAAAATATTTTAAAATTATTATAAATTTCTAATATTTAGATTATTATCTATGAGATATAAAATGAAGTAGTTTAAGAAATAATATAAAGAAAAGAAAAGACTAAATTATTAAAAATATTATAATGCAATTCTTATTAATCTGTATTATATTGACATAAGTATTTTA contains:
- a CDS encoding DUF6198 family protein — its product is IALSNRCGLPIIPTDLFPRELSNIIRVPYAKVKIIFDVTCLLTTAVLTFLCLGHIKGLGIGTVLAAFTMGKSISFIGKILDKKLEFIPYIKKLFHKKNEV